One Natronomonas gomsonensis genomic window, AACAAAAGCGAAACGCTACTCCTCCGGTTCGAGGTACGACCGCGTTTCGCCGGCGAGTCTGGCACGGAGTTCGCCGACGATTTCGGGGTTCCGAAGCGCGCTGATGTCGCCCAACTCCTCGCCGGTGGCGATGTCCTCCAGCAGTCGACGCATGATTTTCCCCGACCGCGTCTTCGGGAGTTCCGGCGTGAACACGATGTGGTCGGGAACCGCCACCTCGCCGATGTCGGCCTCGATGCCCGAGACGACGGCCGACCGGAGGGCGGCGTCGCCGGTGTGGCCCTGTTCGGTGCTGACGTAGGCGAGTACCTCACCGCCCGCGCCGACGATGGCGGCCTCGGCGACGCCCTCGCATCCGACGATTGCCGACTCCAGTTCCATCGTCCCGATTCGGTGGTCGCCGATACTGATGACGTCGTCGACTCGGCCCAACAGCGTGATGTAGCCGTCCTCGTCGATTTTCGCGCCGTCGCCGGCGGAGTAGGTCCACTCTCCGGCATCGGGGTCGGAGTACTCCCGCCAGTACTCCTCGACGAAGCGGTCGTCGTCGCCGGCCAGTCCGCGCAACATCCCGGGCCACGGCCTCTCGACGACGAGATACCCCGCCTCGCCCGGGGCGACCGCCTCGCCGTCGGGGTCGACGACTTCGGCGTCGATGCCGGGCAGCGGCGGCCCCGCCGTCCCCGGCTTCATGGTCGAAACGCCCGGCAGTGTCGTCACCATCATCCCGCCCGTTTCGGCCTGCCACCACGTGTCGACGACCGGACACTCCCCGCCGCCGATGTGTTTGTAGTACCACTTCCAAGCCCGCGGGTTGATGGGTTCCCCGACCGTCCCCAGCAGACGCAAACTGGAGAGGTCGTGCGATTCGGGGTGTTCCGGACCCCACTTCATGAACGCTCGAACCGCCGTCGGCGCGGTGTAGAAGGTGTCCACGTCGTAGCGTTCGACCACCTCCCAGATGCGGTCCTTCTCGGGGTAGTCGGGCGTCCCCTCGTACATCATCGTCGTCGCACCCAACGCGAGCGGTCCGTAGACGATGTAGGAGTGGCCCGTAATCCAGCCGATGTCAGCCGAACACCAGTGGGTGTCGTCGGGTTCGAGGTCCAACACGGCGTGGGAACTCCAGGCGACGTGGGAGAGATACCCTCCTGTGGTGTGTCGGACGGCCTTCGGTTCGCCCGTCGTCCCCGAGGTGTACATCACGAAGAGGTCGTCCTCGCTGTCGCGGACGACCGGGTCGACCTCGGCGTTCAGATGCCGTTCGGTCAACTCGTCGTAGTCGTGTTGGCTCTCCCCCAGCGAGTGCGGCAGCCCCCCACCGAGGCGGTCGACGATGACCGTCTCCACATCTTGGTCCAGTCGGCGGACCGCCCGGTCGGCCTTCCCCTTGTGGTTCAGGGCGTCGCCGCGGCGGTAGTAGCCGTCACACGTCACCAGATACTCCGAGTCGGCGTTGTCCATCCGGGTGGCGAGGGCGTCCGCCGAAAAACCCGCGAAGACGACGGAGTGTGGGGCGCCGAGACGCGCACACGCCAACATCGCCACGGGGAGTTCGGGTATCATCGGCAGATACAGCGTCACCACGTCGTCCTCGCCGACGCCCAACTCCCGCAGTGCCGCGGCGAACGCCTCGGTCTCCCGTTTGAGGTCGCCGTAGGTGTAGGTCTCCGTCTCCCCGCGTTTGCCCACCCATCGGATTGCGGCGCGGTTCTTCCGGCCCGCCTCGACGTGACGGTCGACGCAGTTGTAGGCGGCGTTGAGTTTCCCGTCGACGAACCAGCGGTACCGCGGCGCATCGCCCTCGTCCAACACCGCATCCCAGCGGCGGTCCCAATCGAGTAAGTCGGCGGCCCGCTCCCAACAGGCAGGCCAGTTCTCCTCGAACGCCTCGTAAATATCGGGGTCGGAGACGTTCGCCTGCTCGACGAACGCCTCTGGCGGCTCGAACGTCTCACGGCTTTCGAGCCACGCCTCCAACTCCACGTCGACCCCGTCGTCCATCGGTCGTGTGTCCGGGAGACGTTCGGATAAACGTTCCTCCTCTGTGGGGTTTCGACGCCCGCACCGCCGACGCGAAAACGGTTTGCCCCCGCGACTACCAACGTGAGCCGTGAGTTCCGCCCGCACCGTCCTCGTCGCCGGCACTGCGAGCCACGTCGGCAAATCGACCGTCGCCGCCGGGCTCTGTCGACTGCTCGCCGACCGCGGCGTCGATGTCGCCCCGTTCAAGGCCCAGAACATGTCGAACAACGCCCGGGCGGTCCCGACGGCGACGGGTAGCGGCTTCGGCGAAATCGGCGTCTCACAGTACGTTCAGGCGCGGGCCGCCCGAACGCCGGCGACGACCGACCACAACCCCGTGCTTCTGAAGCCACGCGGTGGCGGCGAGTCACAGCTCGTCGTCGACGGCGAGGCCGTCGGTCACTTCGCCGCCGGCGAGTACTACGAACGCCATTGGGAGACCGCACGTGAGGCCGCCGAAGCCGCCCACGCGCGCCTCGCCGAGGACCACGAGGTCGTCGTCGCCGAGGGTGCCGGCTCCATCGCCGAAATCAACCTCCATCACCGCGATTTGGCGAACCTCGAAACCGCCCGGTTCGCCGGTGCCGACGTGCTGCTCGTCGCCGACATCGAACGCGGCGGCGTCTTCGCGTCGCTCGTCGGCACGCTCGAACTGCTCCCCGAGGATGTCCGCGACCGCGTCGCAGGCGCGGTCATCACGAAGTTCCGCGGCGACCGCTCGATTCTCGAAGACGGACTGGACGCCTTCGAGGAGCGAACCGGCGTCCCCGTGGTCGGCGTCCTCCCCTACGACGACCCCGGACTGCCCGAGGAGGACAGTCTCGCGCTCCCCGCAGACGGCGAGACGGCCGTCGTCGGTGACGACGACGCGCCCACAGACCGGACGGTCACCGTCGCTGTCCCACGGCTGCCGCGGGCCTCGAACGTCACCGATGTGGCGCCGCTGGCCGGCGTTCGGGGCGTCCGCGTCCGTTTCCAGCCGCTCGACGCCGGATTGGACGCCGACGCCGTCGTCCTCACCGGCACGAAGAACACCGCCGACGACGCCGTCGCCGCCCGCGACGCCGGCCTCTACGAGGAACTCCGGTCCTTCGATGGGCCGGTGGTCGGACTGTGCGGCGGCTATCAACTGCTCGGCGAACGCCTCCTCGACGCCGACGTGGAATCGACCGGCGAGACGGCGACCGTCGGAGGCGCCGGCCTGCTTCCCGTCGAGACGCGCTTTTCACACGAGAAAACCGTCGAAGCGGTCGAGCGTCACCTCGCCGGTTGTGGACCGCTGGCCGGCGCCGCCGGTACCGTCTCCGGCTACGAGATACACATGGGCGACAGCCGCCTCACCGCCGACGCCGACCGCCCCTTCGACGGCGACGGTGCTGCCCGAGGCGACGTTCTCGGAACCTACCTCCACGGCCTCTTCGAGAATCCCCCCGCTCGCGAGGCGTTCGTCGACCGCGTCTACGAGTCGGCGGGTCGCGTTCGACCCGGAACGGGGGACGACGGCGGGTCGCCGTACGACCGCGCCGCCGCGTTGGTCGCCGAGTTGGACCTCGACCCGGTCGGACTCTGAATCGAGTGAATCGGCATTCGCCGTCCACCCGACGACCTGACGGACTGAAAGGGCGTAGTAGTCGCCGTGTAGCGTCCGAAAAAGGGCGAAGGACGGCACGACAGGGCCGTCGAGATGCCATTCTTCGGAGTGAGCAACTTTTTGCCCGCCAGTTGCTCACCGACACGTATGCCGCTCACGACATTCGTTACGCAGGTCGGCTACGGTGGCGCGGCAATACTGGTCGGCCTTGCGGTGCTAGCCGGTGCGTACGGCGAGACGATGACTGGTATCGTCCTTGCTATCATCGCGATTATCGCGGCGCTGTTTGGCGTGTTCAGTGAACGCACACTTTAGGAGCCCTGTATCGACCGCAACCGGTTGAGAGGTAACTGCTGAGGATTGCGACAGAGACGGCGCAACCGCTTTCACCGGCGGCGAACACGACCCGGTATGGACTGGCGGCTCATCAAAGAGGAGATGCTGCCCGGAGCGAAGGCGATGGCCTACGACGAGGTTGCCGCCGAAACCGTCGCTTCGGGTGGCCCCGCGACCGTCCGGCTGTATCGGTGGCTCCCGAGTACGCTGTCGCTGGGGTATGCGACCGACCCCGACGCCATCGACTGGGAGTTCTGCGAGGAGTGGAACATCGACGTGACGCGCCGACCGACCGGCGGGGGCGCGATCTATCACGACACCGCCGGCGACGTGGCCTACTCCATCATCGCCCCCGCAGAGGCGTACCCCAGCGACGTGACCGAGTGTTACAGAGAATTCCTCGAACCAATCATCGACGCCTTCCACGAAGTCGGCGTCGACGTGACCTTCGCCGACGAGGAGCGCGAGGCGCTGTACGACCCCGCCTGCTACCTCCGGGCGCTTGACCCCGCCCACGATCTCGTCGGTCCCGATGGCCGGAAAATCGCCGGCAACGCCCAGTACCGCACCCGCGATGCGGTCGTCCAACACGGCTCGTTGACCTTCGACGTGAACGCCGAACGCCACCTCGAATGCTTCGCCGACCCGCCGGTGACGGCCGAGGAGTTCGAAGAGCGGGTCTGCGGCATCGAGGAGTTCATCGGCTACGACGACACCGTCGAAACCGGCCTCGGCGCCTTCGGCGGCTACGACCTCCATCGCTCGCAGTTCGTCGCCGCCGTCGAGGAGTCCCTCGCCGAGTGGGCCGACGCCGAGGAAGGCGAGTGGACCGACGCCGAGCGGGAACGCGCTGCAACGGTAACAAACGAGAAGTACGCTGCCGACGCGTGGGTTCGCGACCGGACCGACCCCCTGGAGTAGCCCGACGCGACCAATCCACGCCGACCCCGACCGCCGATTCCGAAGCCCCTATTTTCCCGCTTCTCGGAGTACGCGTATGGTTAGAGTCGGCGCACACACCTCCATCGCGGGGGGCGTCTACAACGCGGTCGAGGAACAACTCGAATACGAGGGCAACTGCGGGCAGATTTTCACCCACTCCCCGCAGGTGTGGCAGGACCCGAACATCGGCGACGAAGAGGCCGAGCGGTTCCGCGACCTCACCCAAGACAACGGCGTCGCACCGTGGATGATTCACACATCCTATCTCGTCAACCTCTGTACGCCGAAAGACGACCTCCGCGAGAAGTCCCTGGACTCGATGCAGAAGGAGTGTGACGCCGCCGCGAAACTCGACGTTCCCTACGTCAACGTCCACTTGGGCGCCCACACCGGCGCCGGGGTCGATGGGGGCCTGGACAACGCCGCCTCCGTACTCGACGAACTCGACGTGCCCGACGGCGTGACGATTCTCATCGAATCCGACGCCGGCAGCGGAACGAAACTCGGCGGCACCTTCGAGGAACTCGCCGGCGTCTTAGACCGCAGCGAACAGGACCTCGACATCTGTCTGGACACCGCCCACATGTTCGCGGCCGGCTACGACCTCTCGACGCCCGAAGGCGTCGCCGAAACCTTCGACGAGTTCGACGCACAGGTCGGTCTCGAACACCTCGAATACGTCCACCTCAACGACTCGAAACACGAGTGCGGGACGAACAAGGACGAACACGCCCACATCGGCGAGGGACTCATCGGCGAGGAGGGCATGCGCGCGTTCGTCAACCACGAGGCAGTCGCGGACGTGCCGTTCGTCCTGGAGACCCCGACGGAGAACGGCAAGTCCTTCGCCTGGAACATCCAGCGCGTCCGGGAACTGCGCGAGGAGTAGCACGGACCGACCACGTTTTAACCGGCCACCGATTTATCGCGACCAATGCGGCAGTTCTCCGCGGAGTACCTGCGCGAGACGCGGCGAGGGATGTGGGCAGAGAGCCGGGAGGCACTCGACCCGCTGGAACTCGGTTCCCGTAAGCGCATCCTCGATGTCGGCTGTGGTGAGGGCGCGCTGACCCGCGTCCTCCGAGAGGAGTCCGATGCCGAGGTGGTCGGCTGTGACCGCGACGCCGACCTGCTGGCCGAACTCGAAGGGCCGACGGTCCGGGGCGACGCCTACCACCTGCCGTTCCCCGACGACACCTTCGACCTCGTCGTCTGTCAGGCGCTGCTCATCAACCTTCCCGACCCCGATCGGGCGCTTCGGGAGTTCACTCGGGTCTCCAGCGGACGGGTAGCGGCCATCGAACCCGACAACAACGCCGTCTCGGTCGTCTCGACGGTCGACGCCGAAGGCGAGTTGGCCCGGCGGGCGCGACGGCGGTACCTCAGCGGTGTCGACACCGACGTGGCGTTGGGCGCCGACACCGCCGACCTCTTCGAATCGGTCGGCCTTTCGGGGATTACGACGAGGCGATACGACCAGACGCTCGTGGTCGAACCGCCGTACAGCGACCGCGACGTGCGCGAAGTCGGCCGGAAGGCAAGCGGCGCCGGTCTCCGCGAGCGTCGGGAGACGATGGCCGGCACCGACGCCGAACTCGACGCGCTCAGAGCCGAGTGGCGCGAGATGGGTCGGGAGGCCGTCCGGCAGGTCCAAAACGAGGAGTATCGCCGCCGTGAAACCGTCCCGTTCTACGTCGTCGTCGGGACGGTGTGAACCGCCGGCGGGTCAGCGGTCGGCGAACTCCGCGAGTCGGCCGTCGAGGGCAGCGAGGTCGACGGCCGGAGCCGATACGTCTGCCGACGCCTCGGTGAGGCCGGTGCCGGTGGCGACGACCGCAACGTCGTCGTCTTCCGTGATGACGCCGTCGGCGACCAACTGCTTCGCGCCAGCGAGGGCGACGGCGCCGGCGGTCTCGACGCTCACGCCGGCTTCGGTCGCCAGTTCCCGCTGGGCGGCCCGGATGGCGTCGTCGGCGACGGCGATGGCGGCTCCGCCGGTGTCCCGGACCGCCCGCAACGCCCGATTTCCGCTCGGCGGGTCGGCGTTGGCGATGGAGTAGGCGATTGTCTCGCCGCCCTCGACGGACGACACCGTCTTCGCGCCCGCGGCGAAGGCCTCGGCGATGGGCGCACAGGCGGCGGCTTGAACGAGATACAGCGCCGGCAGGTCATCGATTGCGCCCGCCGCCCGAAGTTCTCGGAGGGCCTTCCAGACGCCGCTGGCGTGGCCGCCGCTGCTGACCGGCAGGACGATTCCGTCGGGAACCGACGGCACAAAGGCCTCACACAGCTCCAGTGCCGTCGTCTTCTGTCCCTCGACGCGGAGCGGCGAGTCGGAGTTGACGAAGCGGATGCCGTACTCCGCGCCGAGTTCCAGCGACCGCTCGTACAGGCGGCCGTAGTCGCCGCGAACCCGGAGTATCGTCGGGTCGAACTGCCCGATGACACCGAGCCGTTCGGGGGGGATATCGTCGGGGACGAGAACGACACACAGGCGGTCGAAGGTGGCGGCGAAGGCGGCGGTGCTCATCGCCATGTTGCCGTGAGAGACCGTCCCGATGGCGGTTTCGCCATCGCCGCCGACCAGTCCGGCCTCCATCGCCGCCAACGCGAGGGCACTGCCGCGGTCCTTGAAACTCCCCGTCGGCTGTTGCCCCTCAAGTTTCAGGTGGACCGACGCGCCGACGAACGAATCGAGGGCGTCGTCGCGGAGCAGCGGCGTCCCGCCGGCGGCTGCAGCGAGGCTCGGTGGATTCGGAAGCGGGGCCGGCAATAGCGGTTCGTAGCGCCACAGCCCCGGCG contains:
- a CDS encoding class I SAM-dependent methyltransferase, which codes for MRQFSAEYLRETRRGMWAESREALDPLELGSRKRILDVGCGEGALTRVLREESDAEVVGCDRDADLLAELEGPTVRGDAYHLPFPDDTFDLVVCQALLINLPDPDRALREFTRVSSGRVAAIEPDNNAVSVVSTVDAEGELARRARRRYLSGVDTDVALGADTADLFESVGLSGITTRRYDQTLVVEPPYSDRDVREVGRKASGAGLRERRETMAGTDAELDALRAEWREMGREAVRQVQNEEYRRRETVPFYVVVGTV
- a CDS encoding cobyric acid synthase, translating into MSSARTVLVAGTASHVGKSTVAAGLCRLLADRGVDVAPFKAQNMSNNARAVPTATGSGFGEIGVSQYVQARAARTPATTDHNPVLLKPRGGGESQLVVDGEAVGHFAAGEYYERHWETAREAAEAAHARLAEDHEVVVAEGAGSIAEINLHHRDLANLETARFAGADVLLVADIERGGVFASLVGTLELLPEDVRDRVAGAVITKFRGDRSILEDGLDAFEERTGVPVVGVLPYDDPGLPEEDSLALPADGETAVVGDDDAPTDRTVTVAVPRLPRASNVTDVAPLAGVRGVRVRFQPLDAGLDADAVVLTGTKNTADDAVAARDAGLYEELRSFDGPVVGLCGGYQLLGERLLDADVESTGETATVGGAGLLPVETRFSHEKTVEAVERHLAGCGPLAGAAGTVSGYEIHMGDSRLTADADRPFDGDGAARGDVLGTYLHGLFENPPAREAFVDRVYESAGRVRPGTGDDGGSPYDRAAALVAELDLDPVGL
- the acs gene encoding acetate--CoA ligase, with amino-acid sequence MDDGVDVELEAWLESRETFEPPEAFVEQANVSDPDIYEAFEENWPACWERAADLLDWDRRWDAVLDEGDAPRYRWFVDGKLNAAYNCVDRHVEAGRKNRAAIRWVGKRGETETYTYGDLKRETEAFAAALRELGVGEDDVVTLYLPMIPELPVAMLACARLGAPHSVVFAGFSADALATRMDNADSEYLVTCDGYYRRGDALNHKGKADRAVRRLDQDVETVIVDRLGGGLPHSLGESQHDYDELTERHLNAEVDPVVRDSEDDLFVMYTSGTTGEPKAVRHTTGGYLSHVAWSSHAVLDLEPDDTHWCSADIGWITGHSYIVYGPLALGATTMMYEGTPDYPEKDRIWEVVERYDVDTFYTAPTAVRAFMKWGPEHPESHDLSSLRLLGTVGEPINPRAWKWYYKHIGGGECPVVDTWWQAETGGMMVTTLPGVSTMKPGTAGPPLPGIDAEVVDPDGEAVAPGEAGYLVVERPWPGMLRGLAGDDDRFVEEYWREYSDPDAGEWTYSAGDGAKIDEDGYITLLGRVDDVISIGDHRIGTMELESAIVGCEGVAEAAIVGAGGEVLAYVSTEQGHTGDAALRSAVVSGIEADIGEVAVPDHIVFTPELPKTRSGKIMRRLLEDIATGEELGDISALRNPEIVGELRARLAGETRSYLEPEE
- a CDS encoding threonine synthase, translated to MPLQYVCYDCGSRGSDGSGRCGCGEPLWLDTSPGAFDWDDTVDAPGLWRYEPLLPAPLPNPPSLAAAAGGTPLLRDDALDSFVGASVHLKLEGQQPTGSFKDRGSALALAAMEAGLVGGDGETAIGTVSHGNMAMSTAAFAATFDRLCVVLVPDDIPPERLGVIGQFDPTILRVRGDYGRLYERSLELGAEYGIRFVNSDSPLRVEGQKTTALELCEAFVPSVPDGIVLPVSSGGHASGVWKALRELRAAGAIDDLPALYLVQAAACAPIAEAFAAGAKTVSSVEGGETIAYSIANADPPSGNRALRAVRDTGGAAIAVADDAIRAAQRELATEAGVSVETAGAVALAGAKQLVADGVITEDDDVAVVATGTGLTEASADVSAPAVDLAALDGRLAEFADR
- a CDS encoding deoxyribonuclease IV, producing the protein MVRVGAHTSIAGGVYNAVEEQLEYEGNCGQIFTHSPQVWQDPNIGDEEAERFRDLTQDNGVAPWMIHTSYLVNLCTPKDDLREKSLDSMQKECDAAAKLDVPYVNVHLGAHTGAGVDGGLDNAASVLDELDVPDGVTILIESDAGSGTKLGGTFEELAGVLDRSEQDLDICLDTAHMFAAGYDLSTPEGVAETFDEFDAQVGLEHLEYVHLNDSKHECGTNKDEHAHIGEGLIGEEGMRAFVNHEAVADVPFVLETPTENGKSFAWNIQRVRELREE
- a CDS encoding lipoate--protein ligase family protein encodes the protein MDWRLIKEEMLPGAKAMAYDEVAAETVASGGPATVRLYRWLPSTLSLGYATDPDAIDWEFCEEWNIDVTRRPTGGGAIYHDTAGDVAYSIIAPAEAYPSDVTECYREFLEPIIDAFHEVGVDVTFADEEREALYDPACYLRALDPAHDLVGPDGRKIAGNAQYRTRDAVVQHGSLTFDVNAERHLECFADPPVTAEEFEERVCGIEEFIGYDDTVETGLGAFGGYDLHRSQFVAAVEESLAEWADAEEGEWTDAERERAATVTNEKYAADAWVRDRTDPLE